From one Meles meles chromosome 18, mMelMel3.1 paternal haplotype, whole genome shotgun sequence genomic stretch:
- the EIF4A3 gene encoding eukaryotic initiation factor 4A-III has protein sequence MAATATMATSGSARKRLLKEEDMTKVEFETSEEVDVTPTFDTMGLREDLLRGIYAYGFEKPSAIQQRAIKQIIKGRDVIAQSQSGTGKTATFSISVLQCLDIQVRETQALILAPTRELAVQIQKGLLALGDYMNVQCHACIGGTNVGEDIRKLDYGQHVVAGTPGRVFDMIRRRSLRTRAIKMLVLDEADEMLNKGFKEQIYDVYRYLPPATQVVLISATLPHEILEMTNKFMTDPIRILVKRDELTLEGIKQFFVAVEREEWKFDTLCDLYDTLTITQAVIFCNTKRKVDWLTEKMREANFTVSSMHGDMPQKERESIMKEFRSGASRVLISTDVWARGLDVPQVSLIINYDLPNNRELYIHRIGRSGRYGRKGVAINFVKNDDIRILRDIEQYYSTQIDEMPMNVADLI, from the exons ATGGCGGCCACGGCCACGATGGCGACCTCCGGGTCGGCGCGGAAGCGGCTGCTCAAAGAGGAAGACATGACCAAAGTGGAATTCGAGACCAGCGAGGAGGTGGACGTGACGCCCACGTTCGACACCATGGGCCTGCGGGAGGACCTTCTGCGCGGCATCTACGCCTACG gTTTTGAGAAACCGTCAGCCATCCAGCAGCGAGCCATCAAGCAGATAATTAAAGGGAGAGACGTCATTGCTCA ATCGCAGTCTGGCACGGGCAAAACCGCCACCTTCAGCATTTCTGTCCTCCAGTGCTTGGATATCCAG GTTCGAGAAACCCAGGCCTTGATCTTGGCCCCAACAAGAGAGTTAGCTGTGCAGATCCAGAAG GGGCTGCTCGCTCTGGGGGATTACATGAACGTGCAGTGCCACGCCTGCATCGGGGGCACCAACGTGGGGGAGGACATCAGGAAGCTGGACTACGGGCAGCACGTTGTGGCCGGCACACCGGGGCGTGTCTTTG ACATGATCCGGCGCAGGAGTTTGAGGACGCGTGCCATCAAGATGTTGGTGTTGGACGAGGCAGATGAGATGCTGAATAAAG GTTTCAAAGAGCAGATTTACGACGTGTACAGGTACTTGCCCCCGGCCACCCAGGTGGTGCTCATCAGCGCCACGCTGCCTCACGAGATCCTGGAGATGACCAACAAGTTCATGACCGACCCCATCCGCATCTTGGTGAAGCG TGATGAGTTGACTCTAGAAGGCATCAAGCAGTTCTTTGTGGCGGTGGAGAGGGAAGAGTGGAAATTTGACACGCTGTGCGACCTGTACGACACGCTGACCATCACTCAGGCCGTCATCTTCTGTAACACCAAACGGAAG GTCGACTGGCTGACGGAGAAGATGAGGGAAGCCAACTTCACGGTGTCGTCCATGCACGGGGACATGCCGCAGAAGGAGCGCGAGTCCATCATGAAGGAGTTCCGGTCTGGCGCCAG CCGGGTGCTCATCTCCACGGACGTGTGGGCCCGGGGGCTGGACGTCCCACAGGTGTCCCTCATCATTAACTACGACCTGCCCAACAACAGAGAGCTGTACATCCACAG AATCGGGCGGTCGGGCCGCTACGGCCGCAAGGGGGTGGCCATCAACTTCGTGAAGAACGACGACATCCGCATCCTGAGGGACATCGAGCAGTACTACTCCACCCAGATCGACGAGATGCCCATGAATG tggcTGACCTGATCTGA